The Oncorhynchus tshawytscha isolate Ot180627B unplaced genomic scaffold, Otsh_v2.0 Un_scaffold_1528_pilon_pilon, whole genome shotgun sequence genome has a segment encoding these proteins:
- the LOC112229305 gene encoding iroquois-class homeodomain protein irx-4-like, which produces MFDIMAYPQLGYPYSPTHPFLMSTSSLANCLEPGGRSLLDSGVMPPSPQPLRCPVYEGRLLGSPGQEIPTPAIGLGVYGAGYGKSQGYYGTCGGDATALYARGTLESKDGAAAHVGASQTPAYYPYDYAFGQYPYDRYGYGSSVDSAAARRKNATRETTSTLKAWLQEHQKNPYPTKGEKIMLAIITKMTLTQVSTWFANARRRLKKENKVTWSPRANKSSDERGCDDDSDSAEGSQEEEPIKSEIDVDDSVTARCVDLQQSDLEDFDLLESDGSDCDPKHQFHTKDTPVHTPPDHHHHPKDPSTSPLRHTPDTSRHGNKRLPLSADCPKHTPEHNRTTNSFYTQQDLQSTESSKPKIWSIAQTAAIQPEFPACMHTATPSESLSPGGYPTEVPHLKVGAAGQQDSPVTTLRDWVDGVFHDPLFRQSSFNPVLSKPAMDRAWIGLNRQVMEGRTLGQRSVEHVTSSLQNV; this is translated from the exons ATGTTTGATATCATGGCTTACCCGCAGTTAGGATATCCCTACTCACCCACACACCCG TTCCTCATGAGCACGAGCTCTCTAGCCAACTGCCTCGAGCCTGGCGGAAGGTCTCTCCTGGACTCCGGTGTGATGCCcccctctccccagcctctccgGTGTCCAGTGTACGAGGGCAGGCTGCTCGGCTCCCCGGGCCAGGAGATACCAACCCCGGCTATAGGTCTGGGTGTGTATGGAGCTGGCTATGGAAAGAGCCAGGGGTACTATGGCACCTGCGGAGGCGACGCAACAGCTTTATATGCCAGG GGAACATTGGAGTCCAAAGATGGAGCGGCTGCGCATGTGGGGGCCTCTCAAACCCCTGCTTACTATCCGTACGATTACGCATTTGGACAGTATCCATATGACCGATATGG gTATGGGTCATCAGTGGACAGTGCAGCTGCCCGGAGGAAGAACGCTACCAGGGAGACCACCAGCACTCTGAAGGCCTGGTTGCAGGAACATCAGAAGAACCCGTACCCCACCAAGGGAGAAAAGATCATGCTGGCCATCATCACCAAGATGACACTCACACAG GTGTCCACGTGGTTTGCCAATGCACGGCGGAGGCTGAAGAAGGAGAACAAAGTCACATGGTCACCACGAGCCAATAAGAGCTCTGACGAGAGGGGCTGTGATGATGACAGCGACAGTGCAGAGGGATCACAAGAGGAAGAGCCAATCAAAAGCGAGATAGATGTTGATG ATTCTGTAACAGCGAGGTGTGTGGACCTACAACAGAGTGATCTGGAGGACTTTGATCTGCTTGAGTCGGATGGTTCTGACTGTGACCCTAAACACCAGTTTCACACCAAGGACACCCCAGTACACACACCAccggaccaccaccaccaccccaaagACCCTTCTACCAGCCCACTCAGACATACCCCAGACACATCCCGACACGGGAACAAGCGGTTGCCACTGTCAGCAgactgtcctaaacacacaccaGAGCACAACCGAACAACCAACTCATTCTACACTCAACAGGAcctgcaaagtacagagagcagCAAACCTAAAATCTGGTCCATCGCACAAACTGCTGCTATCCAACCTGAATTccctgcatgcatgcacacagccACCCCCAGCgagtctctctccccaggtgggTATCCAACTGAAGTACCCCATCTGAAGGTGGGGGCGGCTGGGCAGCAGGACTCGCCGGTGACTACCCTCAGAGATTGGGTGGACGGGGTCTTCCACGACCCACTGTTCAGACAGAGTTCCTTTAACCCTGTGTTGTCCAAGCCAGCCATGGACAGGGCATGGATTGGGTTAAATAGACAGGTGATGGAAGGCAGAACTCTGGGACAACGTTCTGTTGAACATGTTACCTCGTCTTTGCAGAATGTATAG
- the LOC112229584 gene encoding 39S ribosomal protein L36, mitochondrial, with protein sequence MAPLLLNHLVSSLTRHLTQITLSQSYPITTTIISRCLSSLTSYPVRVLLTPSRPIQPLAFSPGSSSQGRVALQGQCQHLACLQPAVGMKTKSALKRRCKDCFFVVRRGCLFVFCKAHPRHKQRQG encoded by the coding sequence ATGGCTCCACTCCTGTTGAACCACCTCGTCAGCTCCCTAACCCGCCATCTGACCCAGATCACCCTCAGCCAATCCTAccctatcaccaccaccatcatctcccGATGCCTTTCCTCCCTTACCTCCTACCCAGTCAGAGTGCTCCTGACGCCAAGTAGACCCATCCAGCCCTTGGCCTTCTCCCCTGGATCTTCTTCCCAGGGCCGGGTCGCCCTCCAGGGCCAGTGTCAGCACCTGGCCTGCCTCCAGCCCGCTGTAGGGATGAAAACCAAGAGTGCTCTGAAACGCCGCTGTAAAGACTGCTTCTTTGTGGTGCGGCGGGGATGTCTGTTTGTGTTCTGTAAGGCTCATCCCAGACACAAGCAAAGGCAGGGATGA
- the LOC112229583 gene encoding NADH dehydrogenase [ubiquinone] iron-sulfur protein 6, mitochondrial, translating to MESIVNMAAVVHRVLSFSRNAKALVSPLKTSAVSLQRYSLQASTTGEQITHTGQVYDENDPRRARFVGRQKEVNKNFAIKLVAEEPVSCLEARVVSCDGGGGALGHPKVYINLDKETKVGTCGYCGLQFKQTPHH from the exons ATGGAGTCCATTGTAAACATGGCTGCTGTTGTGCATCGGGTTCTGTCCTTCAGTAGAAATGCTAAGGCGCTTGTATCGCCTTTGAAGACCTCGGCGGTTTCTCTACAGCGCTACAGTTTACAAGCGTCGACCACTGGAGAGCAAATTACCCACACCGGACAA GTgtatgatgaaaatgatcccaggCGGGCCAGGTTCGTGGGCCGACAGAAAGAG GTGAACAAGAACTTTGCCATCAAGCTGGTCGCTGAAGAGCCAGTCAGTTGCTTAGAGGCCAGAGTGGTGTCATGTGACGGTGGTGGAGGAGCACTGGGCCACCCAAAAGTCTACATCAACCTG GATAAAGAAACTAAAGTGGGCACATGTGGCTACTGTGGACTGCAGTTCAAGCAGACCCCTCATCATTGA